The following proteins are co-located in the Polymorphospora rubra genome:
- a CDS encoding 3-hydroxyacyl-CoA dehydrogenase family protein, translated as MTPPSSAPTMVGVYGGGRMGSGIAHAFLLAGATVRIVETSDATVQATRVRVESSVAKADQRGTLPAPAIELLSRLTVTTDHARLQACALVIEAVPEDPDLKRRVLRGVEHVAPEAVLATNTSSLSVDDLARDLARPERFVGLHFFNPVPASELVEIVVGAKTAPDLVANAQAWITALGKTAITVSDSPGFASSRLGVVLALEAMRMLEAGVASVDDIDTALTLGYKHPLGPLKTTDIVGLDVRLAIAEHLARELGDRFDPPNILREMVAAGHLGRKTGKGFYDWQ; from the coding sequence ATGACCCCGCCCAGCAGCGCACCAACGATGGTGGGCGTGTATGGAGGCGGACGCATGGGCTCGGGCATCGCACACGCGTTCCTCCTGGCCGGCGCGACAGTCCGGATAGTCGAAACCTCCGATGCCACCGTTCAGGCCACCCGCGTCCGGGTGGAGAGCAGCGTGGCGAAGGCCGACCAACGTGGAACGCTGCCCGCGCCCGCGATCGAACTTCTCTCGAGGCTGACCGTCACCACCGACCACGCCCGGTTGCAGGCGTGTGCCCTCGTGATCGAGGCGGTTCCGGAGGATCCCGACCTCAAGCGGCGAGTGCTGCGCGGCGTTGAACACGTGGCGCCCGAAGCGGTGCTCGCCACCAACACCTCCAGCCTGTCGGTCGACGATCTTGCTCGAGACCTGGCCCGACCGGAGCGCTTCGTCGGTCTCCACTTCTTCAACCCCGTGCCGGCCAGCGAGCTGGTGGAGATCGTCGTCGGCGCCAAGACCGCACCGGATCTAGTGGCGAATGCGCAAGCCTGGATCACGGCCCTTGGTAAGACCGCGATCACGGTAAGCGACTCGCCAGGGTTTGCCAGCAGCCGACTGGGAGTGGTTCTGGCCCTGGAGGCCATGCGGATGCTGGAGGCGGGAGTCGCATCGGTTGATGACATCGACACAGCCCTGACGCTGGGCTACAAACACCCCCTGGGGCCGTTGAAAACAACCGACATCGTCGGGCTCGACGTTCGGCTCGCCATCGCCGAACATCTTGCCCGCGAACTCGGAGACCGTTTCGACCCTCCGAACATCCTGCGCGAGATGGTCGCCGCAGGACACCTAGGACGGAAGACGGGCAAGGGGTTCTACGACTGGCAGTAG
- a CDS encoding AfsR/SARP family transcriptional regulator translates to MEDRLRFGLLGPVQAWAGDRPVVLGPPMQRAVLAALLLHANRVTSVDELVDLLWDAGPPRTARKNVQLYVWRLRKLLGDRLVSSPPGYRIAVDPADLDVARFEDLLRAARTEVRAGRSEQAGGLYRSALDLWRGEPLADVAGIGTFGAGAARLDRSRLTAYEEYIDVELDLDRHHAVLPLLDDLVTRYSLHERFAEQQVTTLHHLGRRGAAVDAYLRCRRALADELGLRPGPVLQRLGELARGSADPPVPGPREPALRELPHTVAAFVGRQRELAVLRERLTDRPGPAIPLCVVTGPAGVGKSALAIRAAHQVADAFPDGQLYADLRGATAGLRPAAPIDVLGRFLRVLGVADNAVPTEVAEASARLRSLLADRRLLLVLDNAHDAAQVRPLIPAGTRCAVLVTSRRNLIDVDGASHLELDVLADADAVELLVRLAGSHRVAAEADTAALLVRRLGGLPLAIRIAGARLAARPNWTLATLADRLHDERRRLHELRLGDIAVRTSFLVSYQHLADPMATRLFRLLGAVDGPDVTAPVAAVLLDVDPPQALDALDELVDARLLDETAAGRYAMHDLIRLFARERANDEPPAERDAAVDRMLAHHLDLTRHALGLLRPGTRTPPITGPPRFADADTALAWLTIERTNLVAATVQAAGSAAHARRGADLADSLYLFFEMSGHVADWLTVDRAGIDAAVRLNDQVTEARLRHDLAAAYFYLHRPDEAARHLEHSLLISRAAGDDEGRARALNQFGVLHGMAGDYERAAEFFKDSLRLRRKLGDERSCAAAQGNIGMAYRLAGRLEESVRHCRAAASLARRAAAPEVEVNALGNLGEVQCMLGRYSSALRYLRRSLAIAGVPANERNRGSIMGTLADAYLGTGRPGPAIKYAELAVDAMRRADFRHGEALALRRAGRILCAHGDPGRGVEQLRLALALFTDLKLPEAAEVRAELRAARP, encoded by the coding sequence ATGGAGGATCGGCTGCGTTTCGGTCTCCTCGGCCCCGTACAGGCGTGGGCCGGCGACCGGCCGGTCGTGCTCGGACCACCGATGCAGCGTGCGGTCCTGGCCGCGCTACTCCTGCACGCCAACCGGGTCACCTCGGTCGACGAACTCGTCGACCTGCTGTGGGACGCCGGGCCACCGCGCACCGCCCGAAAGAACGTCCAGTTGTACGTGTGGCGCCTACGCAAGCTGCTCGGCGACCGCCTGGTGTCGAGCCCGCCCGGCTACCGGATCGCGGTCGACCCGGCCGACCTGGACGTCGCCCGGTTCGAGGACCTGCTCCGCGCGGCCCGGACGGAGGTCCGCGCCGGCCGCTCGGAGCAGGCCGGCGGGCTGTACCGGTCGGCGCTGGACCTCTGGCGCGGCGAGCCGCTGGCCGACGTCGCCGGGATCGGCACCTTCGGCGCCGGTGCCGCCCGGCTGGACCGGTCACGCCTGACGGCGTACGAGGAGTACATCGACGTCGAACTCGACCTGGACCGGCACCACGCCGTGTTGCCGCTGCTCGACGACCTGGTCACCCGCTATTCGCTGCACGAGCGGTTCGCCGAGCAACAGGTGACGACGCTGCACCACCTCGGCCGGCGGGGAGCGGCCGTCGACGCGTACCTGCGGTGCCGCCGGGCGCTCGCCGACGAACTCGGGCTGCGGCCAGGCCCGGTCCTACAACGCCTCGGTGAACTGGCCCGGGGCTCGGCCGACCCGCCCGTCCCGGGGCCCCGGGAGCCGGCGCTGCGAGAGTTGCCGCACACCGTCGCCGCGTTCGTCGGTCGCCAGCGGGAACTCGCCGTCCTACGCGAACGGCTCACCGATCGCCCGGGACCGGCGATTCCGCTGTGCGTGGTCACCGGACCGGCCGGGGTCGGCAAGTCGGCCCTGGCCATACGGGCAGCCCACCAAGTCGCCGACGCATTCCCCGACGGCCAACTGTACGCCGACCTGCGTGGCGCCACCGCCGGGCTGCGGCCGGCCGCGCCGATCGACGTACTCGGCCGGTTCCTGCGGGTGCTCGGGGTGGCGGACAACGCAGTCCCCACCGAGGTGGCCGAGGCGTCGGCCCGCCTGCGGTCGCTGCTGGCCGACCGGCGGCTACTCCTGGTCCTCGACAACGCCCACGACGCCGCCCAGGTACGCCCACTGATCCCGGCCGGTACCCGCTGCGCCGTCCTGGTCACCTCCCGGCGCAACCTGATCGACGTCGACGGTGCCAGCCACCTGGAACTCGACGTGCTCGCCGACGCCGACGCCGTCGAGCTGCTCGTCCGGCTTGCCGGCAGCCACCGGGTCGCCGCGGAGGCCGACACCGCGGCGCTGCTGGTCCGCCGGCTCGGCGGCCTGCCGCTCGCGATCCGGATCGCCGGGGCCCGGCTCGCCGCCCGGCCGAACTGGACGCTGGCCACGCTCGCCGACCGGCTGCACGACGAACGGCGCCGGCTGCACGAACTGCGCCTGGGCGACATCGCGGTACGGACCAGTTTCCTCGTCAGCTACCAGCACCTGGCCGACCCGATGGCGACCCGGCTGTTCCGGCTGCTCGGTGCCGTCGACGGACCAGACGTCACCGCACCGGTCGCCGCGGTGCTGCTGGACGTCGACCCACCGCAGGCCCTGGACGCGCTCGACGAACTCGTCGACGCCCGGCTACTCGACGAGACCGCGGCCGGGCGGTACGCCATGCACGACCTGATCCGGCTCTTCGCCCGCGAACGCGCCAACGACGAACCACCCGCCGAACGGGACGCGGCCGTGGACCGAATGCTGGCCCACCACCTCGACCTGACCCGACACGCGCTGGGCCTGCTGCGGCCCGGTACCCGTACGCCCCCGATCACCGGCCCGCCGCGCTTCGCCGACGCGGACACCGCGCTGGCCTGGCTGACCATCGAGCGGACGAACCTGGTGGCGGCCACCGTGCAGGCCGCCGGCTCGGCCGCACACGCCCGCCGCGGCGCCGACCTGGCCGACAGCCTGTACCTCTTCTTCGAGATGTCCGGGCACGTGGCGGACTGGCTCACCGTCGACCGGGCCGGCATCGACGCGGCCGTCCGGCTCAACGACCAGGTGACCGAGGCCCGCCTGCGACACGACCTCGCGGCCGCGTACTTCTACCTGCACCGCCCCGACGAGGCGGCCCGACACCTGGAGCACAGTCTGCTGATCAGCCGAGCCGCCGGCGACGACGAGGGCCGGGCCAGGGCGCTGAACCAGTTCGGTGTGCTGCACGGGATGGCCGGCGACTACGAACGGGCCGCCGAATTCTTCAAGGACAGCCTGCGGCTGCGCCGCAAGCTCGGCGACGAGCGGTCCTGCGCCGCAGCCCAGGGCAACATCGGCATGGCCTACCGCCTCGCCGGCCGCCTAGAGGAGTCGGTACGGCACTGCCGAGCGGCGGCGAGCCTGGCCCGGCGGGCCGCCGCCCCCGAAGTGGAGGTAAACGCGCTGGGCAATCTCGGTGAGGTGCAGTGCATGCTGGGCCGCTACAGTTCGGCGCTGCGGTACCTGCGGCGCAGCCTGGCCATCGCCGGAGTGCCGGCCAACGAACGCAACCGGGGCAGCATCATGGGCACCCTCGCCGACGCCTACCTCGGCACGGGACGGCCCGGTCCGGCGATCAAATACGCGGAACTGGCCGTCGACGCGATGCGCCGGGCGGACTTCCGGCACGGCGAGGCCCTCGCGCTACGCCGGGCCGGCCGGATACTGTGCGCCCACGGCGATCCGGGACGCGGAGTCGAACAGTTGCGGCTCGCCCTAGCCCTGTTCACCGACCTGAAGCTACCCGAAGCGGCCGAGGTACGCGCCGAACTGCGTGCCGCCCGGCCGTAA
- a CDS encoding C39 family peptidase — MSPPRAPGRGSRAVRPTLLAGLCAAALVTVGPPPALAGGEPAAIADHGIHTVRTAVGYDVRVDGVTRATVAVSDPGFSVRAVLDPTGKHAAVITDFDGRYGADLLALDVDSGRLTRVAAGRVTSAAYTTDGRLGYVLAGTDSGQLRLRPAEGVGPDRAVARLTGSDVQLLGWGTGGAALVTHRLAGPGGGPSLSRVDVATGTHRTVLASTGGTVYRDLRTVTVGGAVRVSAIVADHVYPCAGTSASLLLADEHGTTLTRTGTTTDSYREAVWSGDGRVAYAIQGCVSPDEKAASRGKALQRLDDLNGVYVRDLKTGGTERVVAGITANYRLDGFAGIGLRLASERLGVRVVGATGAVTAALLDAAATPTTIPTVTSGAKGTGAGTTGGAGVQAKIVPSTFIHQLWDTADNFNGNSACGPTSAVMDLAGYQLANQNGYYVSTPSRHWSPYGGYITHRYTAYGTTYDAVAPDPNWNYFAGAYGWLVETPSVGTLHYWLRDYLDRHVSYAVAETGNVTWSWIKSKIDANLMVVVSGNFAYGRYGHIALITGYLDDGRVYVNDPYGAGTDGSWDGKNTIYTLDYMRGWYAWAA, encoded by the coding sequence ATGTCCCCACCTCGAGCACCCGGACGCGGCTCCCGGGCCGTCCGCCCGACCCTGCTCGCCGGACTCTGCGCGGCGGCGCTGGTGACCGTCGGCCCGCCGCCGGCCCTGGCCGGCGGCGAGCCGGCCGCCATCGCCGACCATGGCATCCACACCGTGCGGACCGCCGTCGGCTACGACGTCCGCGTCGACGGCGTCACCCGCGCCACGGTCGCGGTCAGCGACCCCGGCTTCTCGGTACGGGCCGTGCTCGACCCGACCGGGAAACACGCCGCCGTCATCACCGACTTCGACGGCCGGTACGGCGCCGACCTGCTCGCCCTCGACGTCGACAGCGGACGGCTCACCCGGGTCGCCGCCGGCCGGGTCACCTCCGCCGCGTACACCACGGACGGCCGGCTCGGCTACGTGCTGGCCGGAACCGACTCCGGGCAGTTGCGGCTGCGCCCGGCGGAAGGTGTCGGCCCGGACCGCGCCGTCGCCCGGCTTACCGGCAGTGACGTGCAACTGCTCGGCTGGGGCACCGGCGGGGCGGCGCTGGTCACCCACCGGCTGGCCGGGCCCGGGGGCGGGCCGTCGCTGAGCCGGGTCGACGTGGCCACCGGCACCCACCGCACGGTACTGGCGAGCACCGGCGGCACTGTCTACCGCGACCTGCGCACCGTGACGGTCGGCGGGGCGGTGCGGGTGAGCGCGATCGTCGCCGACCACGTCTACCCGTGCGCCGGCACCTCCGCCAGCCTGCTCCTCGCCGACGAGCACGGTACGACGCTGACCCGGACCGGCACGACCACCGACTCCTACCGCGAGGCGGTCTGGAGCGGCGACGGGCGGGTCGCGTACGCCATCCAGGGCTGTGTCTCTCCGGACGAGAAGGCGGCCAGCCGGGGCAAAGCGCTGCAACGGCTCGATGACCTGAACGGCGTCTACGTCCGCGACCTGAAGACGGGCGGCACCGAACGTGTCGTCGCCGGCATCACCGCCAACTACCGCCTCGACGGATTCGCCGGCATCGGACTGCGGCTGGCCTCCGAACGCCTCGGGGTACGAGTGGTCGGCGCGACTGGCGCGGTGACCGCCGCGCTACTCGACGCCGCCGCCACCCCCACGACGATCCCCACCGTGACCAGCGGCGCGAAGGGCACCGGCGCCGGCACCACCGGAGGCGCCGGCGTGCAGGCGAAGATCGTCCCGTCGACCTTCATCCACCAGCTCTGGGATACCGCCGACAACTTCAACGGCAACTCCGCCTGCGGGCCGACCAGCGCGGTCATGGACCTCGCCGGCTACCAGCTCGCCAACCAGAACGGCTACTACGTCAGCACCCCGTCGCGGCACTGGTCACCGTACGGCGGATACATCACCCACCGATACACCGCCTACGGCACCACCTACGACGCGGTAGCCCCGGACCCGAACTGGAACTACTTCGCCGGCGCCTACGGCTGGCTTGTGGAGACCCCCAGCGTCGGCACCCTGCACTACTGGCTGCGGGACTACCTCGACCGGCACGTCTCGTACGCGGTCGCCGAGACCGGCAACGTCACCTGGTCCTGGATCAAGTCCAAGATCGACGCCAACCTGATGGTCGTCGTCAGCGGCAACTTCGCCTACGGACGTTACGGCCACATCGCCCTGATCACCGGCTACCTCGACGACGGCCGGGTCTACGTCAACGACCCGTACGGCGCCGGCACCGACGGGAGCTGGGACGGCAAGAACACGATCTACACGCTGGACTACATGAGGGGGTGGTACGCGTGGGCCGCGTGA
- a CDS encoding SH3 domain-containing protein, which produces MGRVIRTVAALVAVLGLNLTVAGVPAAASPAGAETVAAGTRTGVGVGVQASARSVRCAQPARAAGWTGENLVVAVAVALAESWCTAGAQNRNGPTAGCPNGSLDRGGWQINNCYHAWVSDACAYELYCNARAAHDIWGWSGWTAWATYTNGAYRNYLAEAREGVGNPGGGVYGTVNTGGDALNVRSGPGTSHAVIGTVAHGATVQIICQTRGTRVWSDVYQYWTDIWDKIGDGRYVSDGFVHTGSSGTVAPNC; this is translated from the coding sequence GTGGGCCGCGTGATCCGTACCGTGGCGGCGCTGGTGGCCGTACTCGGGCTGAATCTGACCGTGGCCGGCGTACCGGCCGCCGCGAGCCCGGCCGGAGCGGAGACGGTCGCGGCCGGCACCCGGACCGGGGTCGGCGTGGGTGTCCAGGCCAGTGCCCGTTCCGTACGCTGCGCCCAGCCGGCCCGCGCGGCCGGCTGGACCGGCGAGAATCTGGTCGTCGCGGTAGCCGTCGCCCTGGCCGAGTCCTGGTGCACCGCCGGCGCCCAGAACCGCAACGGCCCGACCGCCGGCTGTCCCAACGGCTCGCTGGACCGCGGCGGTTGGCAGATCAACAACTGCTACCACGCCTGGGTCAGCGACGCCTGCGCCTACGAGCTGTACTGCAACGCCCGTGCCGCCCACGACATCTGGGGCTGGTCCGGCTGGACCGCGTGGGCGACCTACACCAACGGCGCCTACCGCAACTACCTGGCCGAGGCCCGCGAGGGGGTCGGCAACCCCGGTGGCGGGGTCTACGGCACTGTCAACACCGGCGGCGACGCGCTCAACGTGCGCTCCGGCCCCGGCACCTCGCATGCCGTGATCGGCACAGTCGCCCACGGCGCGACCGTGCAGATCATCTGCCAGACCCGAGGCACCCGGGTCTGGAGCGACGTCTACCAGTACTGGACCGACATCTGGGACAAGATCGGCGACGGCCGGTACGTCTCCGACGGGTTCGTCCACACCGGATCGTCCGGCACGGTCGCCCCGAACTGTTGA
- a CDS encoding DUF6244 family protein yields the protein MSLVDTIQSGLRTMAAGIGRAEQETAAADHGAQQIALHAAASGFLGIAQNLARVREVIGQVQAGIGGLAVLAGEVATVLAAVPQQPTAQKTIATLASAMEKLHGIHDGVGGCIGQVGQAKQITATILQGGDPGVLLARLDAIIQILAAVGQAGTATRQQVEAAIAEARQTGSSGN from the coding sequence GTGTCCCTGGTCGATACCATCCAATCGGGCTTGCGGACCATGGCTGCCGGCATTGGCCGCGCAGAGCAGGAGACCGCTGCAGCTGATCATGGCGCGCAGCAGATCGCGTTGCATGCGGCGGCGTCGGGCTTTCTGGGAATCGCACAGAACTTGGCAAGGGTCCGTGAGGTGATCGGCCAGGTCCAGGCGGGGATCGGTGGCCTGGCCGTGCTGGCAGGGGAGGTCGCGACGGTTCTGGCTGCCGTTCCGCAGCAGCCGACCGCGCAGAAGACCATCGCGACGCTCGCCTCGGCGATGGAGAAGCTGCACGGCATCCATGACGGGGTCGGTGGGTGTATCGGGCAGGTCGGCCAAGCCAAGCAGATCACCGCGACGATTCTGCAGGGCGGAGATCCCGGAGTCTTGCTGGCGCGGCTAGACGCGATCATCCAGATCCTGGCAGCGGTCGGTCAAGCCGGCACCGCCACCAGGCAACAGGTCGAGGCGGCGATCGCCGAGGCGAGGCAGACCGGTAGCTCGGGAAACTGA
- a CDS encoding DddA-like double-stranded DNA deaminase toxin, with amino-acid sequence MDGQPLTPIVGPGDTGAAEGLAEPRQSMRFVHHVESNATAYMRRRGVRSAVLYMNMRPCQGEDGCTENLKATCR; translated from the coding sequence GTGGACGGACAACCGCTGACACCGATCGTCGGACCGGGCGACACCGGTGCCGCCGAAGGTCTCGCCGAGCCGCGCCAGTCGATGCGGTTCGTCCACCACGTGGAGTCAAATGCGACCGCGTACATGCGTCGGCGCGGCGTGCGGTCGGCGGTCCTCTACATGAACATGCGCCCCTGCCAGGGCGAGGACGGCTGCACCGAGAACCTCAAGGCGACCTGCCGGTAG